In the Acanthopagrus latus isolate v.2019 chromosome 23, fAcaLat1.1, whole genome shotgun sequence genome, one interval contains:
- the mchr1b gene encoding melanin-concentrating hormone receptor 1, whose product MDSAYMSNSSPTTFRPEEALSPEHEQYNNVLMPSIFGVICFFGIVGNCIVIYTIVKETKLCSQQTVPDIFIFSLSIADLLFLLGMPFLIHQLVGNGSWCFGGTMCTVITALDSNSQIVSTYILTVMTLDRYLATVHPIRFKHVRTPFVAGAAVALVWVFSLVSITPVWMYTGLMPLKDGSVGCALLLPNPATDTYWFTLYQFFLAFALPWVVICGVFFKILQNMSATVAPLPQPSLRVRTRKVTRMAVAICLAFFTCWAPYYILQLVHLGVQRPTFAFLYAYNIAISMGYANSCINPFIYIVLSDTFKRKFIVAIRPSHRTFRVAPALADGSMCLRMAPDSLHPSHLHSSGELLQNMLPVTVAVH is encoded by the exons ATGGACTCTGCCTACATGTCGAATTCGTCTCCTACAACCTTCAGGCCAGAGGAAG CCCTTTCGCCAGAACATGAGCAGTACAACAATGTGCTCATGCCCAGCATCTTTGGTGTCATCTGCTTCTTCGGGATCGTTGGTAACTGCATCGTGATCTACACCATTGTGAAGGAAACCAAGCTCTGCTCCCAGCAGACAGTCCCAGACATATTCATCTTCAGCTTGTCCATCGCggacctcctcttcctcctcggcATGCCCTTTCTCATCCACCAGCTTGTGGGCAACGGCTCCTGGTGCTTCGGTGGCACCATGTGCACCGTCATCACGGCGCTGGACTCCAACAGCCAGATTGTCAGCACGTACATCCTGACTGTGATGACCCTGGATCGCTACCTGGCCACTGTCCACCCCATCCGCTTCAAACATGTCCGCACCCCCTTCGTGGCCGGGGCGGCGGTCGCTCTGGTGTGGGTCTTTTCACTGGTCTCCATCACTCCGGTGTGGATGTACACAGGACTCATGCCCCTCAAGGATGGCTCAGTCGGCTGTGCTCTCCTGCTGCCCAACCCAGCCACAGATACATACTGGTTCACCCTCTACCAGTTCTTCCTCGCCTTTGCTCTGCCTTGGGTGGTCATCTGCGGGGTCTTCTTCAAGATTCTCCAAAACATGTCAGCTACGGTTGCCCCGCTGCCCCAGCCCAGCCTGAGGGTGCGGACGAGAAAGGTGACCCGCATGGCGGTGGCCATATGCCTGGCGTTCTTCACGTGCTGGGCCCCCTACTACATCTTGCAGCTGGTCCACCTTGGAGTGCAGCGGCCCACCTTTGCCTTCCTGTACGCCTACAACATCGCTATCAGCATGGGCTACGCCAACAGCTGCATTAACCCGTTTATCTACATCGTACTAAGTGACACGTTTAAGAGGAAGTTCATCGTAGCCATCCGACCGTCCCACAGGACGTTCAGGGTCGCCCCTGCCCTGGCTGATGGCAGCATGTGTCTGAGGATGGCTCCCGACAGCCTCCATCCATCTCACCTGCACTCATCAGGGGAACTGCTTCAAAACATGCTGCCTGTTACTGTGGCTGTGCACTGA